CAGAGAGTTTGGTGCCGATCATGCCGATCGGGTCGCTGATGCCTTCCTGTTCGTCCAGTTTGTAGAGAACCGGATGCGCGGTCAGGATTTCACGCTGCTTGGCGTCGATCTTGGCAAGTGCCTGACCGTGCAGCTTCTTGAGGTCCTTGGCGGTGACTTCGCGTCCGCCGATGTCATTGAGAGCGCCAACGAACTCGCAGGCGACCTGCGCACCGGTGACGCCGAGCGTGACCGAATCAATCCGCTCGCCCGCCTGACGTTCTGCGTCCTCAACAGCGAGGCGCACAGACCGCTCCAGCGCCTCCATGTCTGTGATCGATCCATCCTTGAAACCGCGCGCCTGCTGGCGCCCGCCGCCGAGAAACGCAAACCCGGCTTTCGCTTCTGGATCAAAACGCCCGATCAGGCAGGTGATCTTGGAGCTGCCAATATCCAGCGAAGCGATAGGCTGGCCGACTTTTGCGGCGCGGGATGGTTTCAAGCGGAGGTCTGCCTTGGCCATGGTCAGCTTTCTGCAGCGGTGCCGGACGCACCCTGTTCGTCGAGAGGTTCAAGAAATGTGCGCCCGGCGACCCGAAGGTCGATGCGCGCAAGCGAGCGTTGGGAAAGGTCGGTAGAGGTTTCGAGCGCGATGAGTTCATCGGTCGCACGCATGACGCTGGCGTCTGCCGGGAGCCGGATCAGCAGACCGTCGCGGAGCTTGACGTCCCAGCGGCGGCGCGACACGCGCTCTGCATAGGACACACGCTCGCTCACGCTTCCAGCGCGGGCCAGAAACTGCAGGAGCGCTGGCACGCCTTCGGGCGCATCGACGCCGGTGAGCAGGACGAGCTCACTATAATCCTTGGCCGACAGGCCTTCCATGATCTGTCCGGTGCTGTCGACGACCTGCTGGCCTTCGCCATCGAACCAGATGGCGCTGGCCTTTGCAGGCGAGGCATTGATCAGAATCTGGTTTGGCCAGAGCCGGTAGACATGCGCACTCGTCACCTGCCCGGTCGCGAGAACCTGACGGCGGATTTCGTGCGGGTCGGCGCGGAACATGTTGTCGCCGGGGGCGACGCCCGACATCTGCTGAACGAGGCTGGCGCGGCGAACATCATCGCCAAGGCCTGTAATCTGCACGTCCTGGACAGAAAAGCCGAGGCCGGTCGCTGCGCTATCGAAAGCATTGCCGACACCATCGCCAACCTTTGACATCGATCCGCCCAGCAGGGCCGCGCCCGCGACGATGAGGGCGACCACCATGACGAAACCCGTCAGGACGGAGGTAAGGTCTGCACGCGCAGGTTCGACAGGCACCGGCGCAGGCGCACGTTTGCGCGTCTGCGGCCGGGCGCGCTGGCCCTGCTTTGGCTGACCTTTCACCTTCGGCATGAAGCATCCTCGATCATCCAGGCGACGAGCGCCTCGAAGGTCATGCCCGTATAGGCGGCCTGCTCGGGAACGAGCGAGGTCGGTGTCATGCCTGGCTGGGTATTGGTTTCCAGGATCACGAGCCGGTCCTTCTTCTCGTCAAATCGAAAGTCTGATCGCGACACCCCCCGGCAACCGAGAGCCTGATGCGCTTTCAGCGCTGCTTCCAGAGCCCTTTTCGTTACCGGTTCCGGAATGTCTGCAGGCACCACATGACGCGATCCACCAGCTGCGTATTTTGCATCAAAATCGTAAAACTCTCTTAATGTCGTGATCTCTGTGACGGCGAGCGCCCGGTCGCCGATAACGGCCACGGTCAGCTCGCGGCCGGGGATGTATTCCTCGGCCATGAGATTGTCGCCATAGGCCCATTCTTCGGACAGCAGCAGCTGCGAAGGCCCGTTATTTTCCTCCCGGACAAAGACGACGCCGAAGCTCGAGCCTTCATTCACAGGTTTGATGACGTAAGGCGGCTTAATCGGGTGGGCGCGGGCCGCTTCTGCGCGCGTGACAGCCACATCTTCTGCCACGTCGAGGCCTGCCTGCTTGTAGACAGCCTTGGATTTACGCTTGTCCATCGCGATGGCCGACGCCGTCACGCCGGAATGGGTGTAGGGAATGGCGAGAATCTCAAAGAGGCCCTGCACACAGCCATCCTCACCCCAGGGGCCGTGCAGACCATTCAGGATCACGTCCGGCTTTTCAGCAGCGATCTGGCTTGCAAGGTCGCGGCTGGCGTCGATGCCGACAGCGTCGTAGCCGGCCGCCTGCGCGGCGCGCAGCATCTGCTCGCCCGATGACAGGGACACTTCCCGCTCAGAGGACCAGCCCCCATAGACGACTGCAACGCGCTTCATGATTTGACCTCCAGAGAGAAAATTGGCCCGCATGCTCGCTGGCCTGACCTGCGACTCAAACACGTAGCAGCCGAGAAATTAAGGCAGTCCTTCCATTCAGCTGAACTTGCTGCATCCAGAGCACCTGAACATTGCACCCTCCTGCGCGTTTCGACCTCATGTCCGGACAGAACACGCCCGCGCAAGAGCACGCGGAAGAAGACCACATCACAGAAGAAGAGCGCGAGCAGGCAGCCACCCTGACCCGGCTGAAGTCGCGCATCGTCTATGAGATAATCAGGCAGGAAGGGCGCGCGGAGCTGTCGCGTCCTCAAAGCTCGATATGGTGGTCAGGGATTGCGGCGGGCCTCGCCATTTCCATGTCGCTGATCATGGAGGCCTTCCTGCGCCAGCATTTGCCGGACACCGATTGGCGCCCGCTGGTGGAGAATTTCGGCTATGCAGCCGGCTTCCTGCTGGTCATGCTGAGCAGGCTGCAGCTATTTACCGAAAATACGGTCACCGCCGTGCTCCCCACACTCGCCGATCCCTGCAGGCGTACCATTCTCGGGACGACGCGGCTGTGGAGTACGGTCTTCCTTGCCAACATGATTGGCACACTCGTCGCCGCGGTTTTCTGGACATATTCAGGCGCCATCTCGCAGGAGACATATGGAATAAGCCTTGAGCTCAGCCTGCATGTTGCCGGATGGGGCGCAGGAGAGACTTTCGTGCGCGCCCTTCCTGCAGGCTTCCTGATTGCTGCGCTTGTCTGGATGATGCCGAGCTCTGAAGGCAGCGAGTTCTGGGTGATCGTATTTTTCACCTATCTCATTGCGCTTGGGGAATTCGCTCACGTGGTTGTGGGGTCGGCTGAACTCTTCGTCGTCGCGCTGTCTGGCGAACAAGGTGTCCTGAAGCTCATCGGCGTGAACCTGCTGCCTGCCCTTGCTGGCAACATCATCGGCGGTGCCGGCCTGTTTGCAATCCTCGCCTGGGGCCAGGTTCACGAAGAAATGGAAGACGAAACCGGGTAGAGCCGAGGGCCGGCCGCATATTACAAATGCGTAAGTTGCGCTGAGGCGTGCCATATATGACTACAAATGTAGTTGTATCGAAAAACAATATCTGATACGCGACATTCGATAATAATAAGCGTAGAGATAACGGAAACGCCCCCATGAAACTTAAACTCCACCTGCTTGCGGGAACGATGATGCTTGCCTGCTTTTCAGGCCACGCCCAGACACAGGAAAGCGACCCGCAAGCGCAGGCAGCGCGAACCTACACACTGCCCGATTTCGAGCA
This genomic interval from Thalassovita mediterranea contains the following:
- a CDS encoding D-alanine--D-alanine ligase, which gives rise to MRANFLSGGQIMKRVAVVYGGWSSEREVSLSSGEQMLRAAQAAGYDAVGIDASRDLASQIAAEKPDVILNGLHGPWGEDGCVQGLFEILAIPYTHSGVTASAIAMDKRKSKAVYKQAGLDVAEDVAVTRAEAARAHPIKPPYVIKPVNEGSSFGVVFVREENNGPSQLLLSEEWAYGDNLMAEEYIPGRELTVAVIGDRALAVTEITTLREFYDFDAKYAAGGSRHVVPADIPEPVTKRALEAALKAHQALGCRGVSRSDFRFDEKKDRLVILETNTQPGMTPTSLVPEQAAYTGMTFEALVAWMIEDASCRR
- a CDS encoding cell division protein FtsQ/DivIB, with amino-acid sequence MPKVKGQPKQGQRARPQTRKRAPAPVPVEPARADLTSVLTGFVMVVALIVAGAALLGGSMSKVGDGVGNAFDSAATGLGFSVQDVQITGLGDDVRRASLVQQMSGVAPGDNMFRADPHEIRRQVLATGQVTSAHVYRLWPNQILINASPAKASAIWFDGEGQQVVDSTGQIMEGLSAKDYSELVLLTGVDAPEGVPALLQFLARAGSVSERVSYAERVSRRRWDVKLRDGLLIRLPADASVMRATDELIALETSTDLSQRSLARIDLRVAGRTFLEPLDEQGASGTAAES
- a CDS encoding formate/nitrite transporter family protein — translated: MSGQNTPAQEHAEEDHITEEEREQAATLTRLKSRIVYEIIRQEGRAELSRPQSSIWWSGIAAGLAISMSLIMEAFLRQHLPDTDWRPLVENFGYAAGFLLVMLSRLQLFTENTVTAVLPTLADPCRRTILGTTRLWSTVFLANMIGTLVAAVFWTYSGAISQETYGISLELSLHVAGWGAGETFVRALPAGFLIAALVWMMPSSEGSEFWVIVFFTYLIALGEFAHVVVGSAELFVVALSGEQGVLKLIGVNLLPALAGNIIGGAGLFAILAWGQVHEEMEDETG